Genomic window (Desulfovibrio aminophilus):
CGCTTGTGCCGGTTAGAACAAGTTGTCGCCGGAGGTCCCGGCCGGGGTCGTGGAGCCGTCGGGCTGGACCATGGCCAGGCGGCCCTCCAGGACCGCGCCCTCCTCGACCACGAGCACCGGCGTCCTGATGTCGCCCTGGAGGTTGGCGGTCTTGTGCAGGACCACCCGCCCCCCGGCCTCCACCTCGCCGCGCAGGTTGCCGGAGAGCACGAGCTGGCCCACCCGGACGGTTCCCTCGACCACGGCCTCCTGGCCGATGACCAGGGTGCCGTCGGACTCCACCTCGCCCTGGAAATTGCCGTCGATGCGCACGGCCCCGTGGAAGTGAAGCTTGCCGTGGTAGCTGGTCCCGGCGCCGAGAAAGGCGTTGATTTCGTCCTTGGCCATGCTGCCTTGCTCCTTGATGCCGGTGAAAGGCGGACAGGCCGGGCGCGTCGCTCCCCCGCCCCTAGCCCTGCTTGAACAGGAACCGGCGCATGGAGACGTTGAGCGCGAGGCCGATGAGACAGAAGTTCACCAGGGTGGCGCTGCCCCCATAACTGATGAAGGGCAAGGGAATGCCGACCACTGGCATGAGCCCCAGGACCATACCCATGTTTATGAGGATTTGCCAGAAGAAATAGAAGAAGATTCCGGCGGCCAGGTAGCTGCCGAAGAGATCCCGGGGATCCCGGGCGATGACCATCAGCTGGTAGAGGAAGACGCAGAAGGTGGTCAGGAGGAGCATCATGCCCAGGAAGCCCCATTCCTCGCCGAACACGGCCACCGCGAAGTCGGTGTGCTTTTCCGGCAGGAAGCGGAGCTGGCTCTGGGTCCCGGCCAGGAAGCCCTTGCCCCAGAACTGGCCCGAGCCGATGGCGATTTCGGACTGGATGATGTGGTAGCCCGCGCCCAGGGGGTCGGTGGCGGGGTCCAGGAAGGAGAGGATGCGCCGCTTCTGATAGTCGTGCAGGCCGAACCAGGCCAGGGGCAGCAGGCTCGGAATGGCCACCAGCGCGGTCTTGAAGACCCGGGGGGTGAGGCCTCTGTAAAGGATGAGGCCGCCCAGGAGCATGAGGATGGACAGGCCCGAACCCAGGTCCGGCTGGAGGATGACCATGCCGGCGGGCACCAGGCCCACGGCCAGGATGCAGAAGAGCTTGAGGAATCCCAGGCGTTCCTTCTCCATGGAGAGGATGCGCGCGCCGATGATCAGGATGCAGATCTTGGCCATCTCGCTGGGCTGGAAGCTCATGAAGCCCAGGTCCAGCCAGCGCCGCGCGCCGTAGATGGTCTTGCCCGCGAAGGGCACGGCGGCCAAGAGCGCCACCGTGATCCAGAACAGGGGCCAGGCCGCCGTGCGCAGGTGCTTGTAGTCGAAGAAGGTCATGCAGGTCATGCCGCACAGGCCCATGAGGCCCCAGACGAGCTGCTTCTGATAGAAGCTGTCCACGCTCATGCCCTCGCCCAGGCGGAAGCCGCTGGCCGAGTAGAGGTTCATGACCCCGCAGAGGAAGAGCAGCATGGTCAGGCCCAGCAGGGGCCAGTTGACGTGGA
Coding sequences:
- the rodA gene encoding rod shape-determining protein RodA yields the protein MSPIDRRLLFHVNWPLLGLTMLLFLCGVMNLYSASGFRLGEGMSVDSFYQKQLVWGLMGLCGMTCMTFFDYKHLRTAAWPLFWITVALLAAVPFAGKTIYGARRWLDLGFMSFQPSEMAKICILIIGARILSMEKERLGFLKLFCILAVGLVPAGMVILQPDLGSGLSILMLLGGLILYRGLTPRVFKTALVAIPSLLPLAWFGLHDYQKRRILSFLDPATDPLGAGYHIIQSEIAIGSGQFWGKGFLAGTQSQLRFLPEKHTDFAVAVFGEEWGFLGMMLLLTTFCVFLYQLMVIARDPRDLFGSYLAAGIFFYFFWQILINMGMVLGLMPVVGIPLPFISYGGSATLVNFCLIGLALNVSMRRFLFKQG
- a CDS encoding polymer-forming cytoskeletal protein, whose translation is MAKDEINAFLGAGTSYHGKLHFHGAVRIDGNFQGEVESDGTLVIGQEAVVEGTVRVGQLVLSGNLRGEVEAGGRVVLHKTANLQGDIRTPVLVVEEGAVLEGRLAMVQPDGSTTPAGTSGDNLF